From Candoia aspera isolate rCanAsp1 chromosome 4, rCanAsp1.hap2, whole genome shotgun sequence, a single genomic window includes:
- the ZNF865 gene encoding zinc finger protein 865, whose protein sequence is MEANAASDEGVHFQSYPFDFLEFLNHQRFEPMEAYNHEHAKAVAALPCPQPQYEYAQPPTAAPPAHFDRVPATIGTPKPKAEGPSSSSSSATSSGTVQVKKAEPGGPAPPPPPQQQQQQPPYSTPAVVPTAGQPLFDSTAAAAAAAAAYNTPQWGIVDLSGHQHLFSSLKRGQAPPPATATAAPDSQAGKDDKNYFRRLKYFIDRRFPCGVCQKSFKQSSHLVQHMLVHTGERPYECTTCGRTYNHISSLIRHRRCHKDTEDVAAAANAAAANAAAVSVAAANAAVAAAAAAAATANTAAAPGAEGAAQPPAQSGNPQSVPAPSGGTAPSALSAAIAQAEGPFTCSLCWKVFKKPSHLHQHQIIHTGEKPFSCSVCQKSFNRRESLKRHVRTHSDLLRVQCGVCGKEFRDASYLLKHQATHAPPGTLPPRPEYKCDICGKGYVAPQNLLRHRQLQHEGAQLPKDGTNTLPYLPPGAYLLPQDPQGAGSEGDTKPTSYGLLGAHPLLVGTAAGKNFCCGICGRGFGRRETLKRHERIHTGEKPHQCAVCGKRFRESFHLSKHHVVHTRERPYKCEICGKVFGYPQSLTRHKQIHRLQLPCSLPPMGPSLTPMGPSLPPPPEGLTYGCSDCGERFPDLFHVMSHKEVHVAEKPYPCDVCGKCFGFIENLMWHKLVHQAAPERLLPPDETAAAVAPLENGLASGDNMSSYEDHHPTLPSGERFSCSICGQTFKHFLGLVTHKYVHLVRRTLACSVCGQSFAGAYDLLLHRRTHLQKRHFSCPVCGKRFWEAALLMRHQRCHTEERPYRCAVCGRGFLRSWYLRQHKVVHTGERAYKCALCNKRFAQSSSLAEHQRLHVVARPQRCPTCGKTFRYRSNLLEHQRVHLGEKVYRCDRCSKSFFYLSSILRHQRSHDAKRELRCGACLKLFKDPKYFSKHLQAHQGGRPFKCSTCGEAFSNTYGLKKHRHIHKMERFAAMGAHKEQP, encoded by the coding sequence ATGGAAGCCAATGCAGCAAGCGATGAGGGTGTGCATTTCCAGAGCTACCCTTTTGACTTCTTGGAGTTCCTGAACCACCAGCGCTTTGAACCTATGGAGGCCTATAACCACGAACACGCCAAAGCTGTCGCTGCCCTCCCTTGCCCACAGCCGCAGTATGAATATGCCCAGCCACCAACAGCTGCTCCGCCTGCTCACTTTGACCGTGTCCCTGCCACCATTGGCACACCTAAACCCAAAGCTGAGGGCccgtcctcctcttcttcctcagccaCCTCGTCTGGTACCGTTCAAGTCAAGAAAGCTGAACCGGGGGGCCCTgcaccccctccacccccccagcagcagcagcagcaaccaccaTACAGCACTCCAGCAGTGGTACCAACAGCAGGCCAGCCTCTCTTTGATAgtacagcagcagctgctgccgctgctgctgcttaCAACACTCCTCAGTGGGGCATAGTGGACCTTTCTGGCCACCAGCATCTCTTCAGCAGCCTGAAACGTGGGCAGGCTCCACCcccagccacagccacagccgCTCCTGACAGCCAGGCAGGCAAGGACGATAAGAACTATTTCCGGCGACTGAAATATTTCATTGATCGGCGCTTCCCGTGTGGGGTGTGTCAGAAGTCATTCAAGCAGTCGTCGCATCTTGTGCAACACATGTTGGTGCATACAGGCGAGCGGCCCTATGAATGCACCACCTGTGGCCGTACCTATAACCACATTTCCAGTCTCATCCGGCACCGCCGTTGTCACAAAGACACCGAGGATGTTGCTGCCGCCGCCAATGCAGCAGCTGCCAACGCAGCGGCTGTCAGTGTAGCAGCTGCCAATGCAGCGGTAgcagctgccgccgccgctgctgccacTGCCAACACAGCAGCAGCACCTGGCGCTGAGGGAGCAGCCCAGCCTCCTGCCCAAAGTGGCAACCCGCAGTCAGTGCCTGCACCATCTGGAGGAACAGCCCCATCTGCGCTCAGTGCCGCCATAGCTCAAGCCGAAGGCCCTTTTACCTGCTCTCTCTGCTGGAAAGTGTTTAAAAAGCCAAGCCACCTGCACCAGCATCAGATTATCCACACCGGTGAGAAGCCGTTCTCGTGCTCCGTCTGCCAGAAGAGCTTTAATCGCCGCGAGAGCTTAAAGCGACATGTGCGGACTCACTCGGACCTCTTGCGCGTGCAGTGTGGGGTTTGTGGCAAGGAATTCCGGGATGCCTCCTACCTGCTCAAGCACCAGGCAACTCATGCGCCCCCTGGAACTTTACCTCCACGCCCTGAGTACAAATGCGACATCTGCGGCAAGGGCTATGTGGCTCCCCAGAATCTACTCCGTCATCGGCAGCTGCAACACGAGGGTGCCCAGCTGCCCAAGGATGGCACCAACACCTTGCCTTATCTGCCACCAGGGGCCTACCTCCTTCCACAAGACCCACAAGGCGCAGGCTCCGAGGGGGACACCAAGCCGACATCGTACGGCCTCTTGGGTGCCCATCCATTGCTGGTGGGGACAGCGGCAGGCAAGAATTTCTGCTGTGGGATTTGTGGCCGTGGCTTTGGGCGACGGGAGACACTAAAGCGGCACGAGCGGATCCACACAGGTGAGAAACCTCACCAGTGTGCAGTGTGTGGGAAGCGTTTCCGTGAATCTTTCCACCTCAGCAAACACCACGTGGTGCATACTCGGGAGAGGCCATACAAATGTGAGATATGCGGGAAGGTTTTTGGTTACCCGCAAAGCTTAACTCGGCACAAACAGATTCACCGGTTGCAGCTCCCTTGCTCTTTGCCCCCCATGGGGCCCTCACTGACTCCCATGGGGCCTTCTCTGCCTCCACCCCCTGAGGGACTAACTTACGGCTGTTCTGACTGCGGAGAGCGCTTTCCTGATCTTTTTCATGTCATGAGCCACAAGGAGGTCCATGTGGCCGAGAAGCCATATCCTTGTGACGTGTGTGGGAAATGTTTTGGTTTCATTGAGAATCTCATGTGGCACAAACTTGTCCACCAAGCTGCTCCTGAGCGACTTCTACCACCAGATGAAACAGCAGCTGCTGTTGCCCCTCTAGAGAACGGGCTAGCTAGTGGGGACAACATGTCATCGTATGAAGATCACCACCCTACCTTGCCAAGCGGAGAACGTTTCTCCTGTTCCATTTGTGGCCAGACCTTCAAGCATTTCCTGGGACTGGTGACCCACAAGTATGTGCATCTGGTGCGTCGCACATTGGCCTGCTCAGTCTGTGGACAGAGTTTTGCTGGAGCCTATGACCTGCTGTTGCATCGTCGCACGCACTTGCAGAAGCGGCACTTCTCTTGCCCAGTCTGTGGCAAGCGCTTCTGGGAGGCTGCCCTTCTCATGCGTCACCAGCGCTGTCACACCGAGGAGCGCCCGTACCGCTGTGCAGTCTGTGGGCGTGGCTTCCTGCGCTCGTGGTACCTGCGCCAACACAAAGTGGTTCACACTGGGGAGCGTGCTTACAAGTGTGCCCTCTGCAACAAGCGCTTTGCCCAGTCATCCAGTCTGGCAGAACACCAGCGCCTCCATGTAGTTGCCCGGCCTCAGCGTTGCCCTACCTGTGGCAAGACCTTCCGCTACCGTAGCAACCTTCTGGAACACCAGCGGGTACACCTGGGTGAGAAAGTCTACCGCTGTGACCGCTGCTCCAAGAGCTTCTTCTATCTGTCATCCATTCTGCGTCACCAACGCTCCCATGATGCTAAGCGTGAATTAAGATGTGGGGCGTGCCTCAAGCTCTTCAAAGACCCCAAGTATTTCAGCAAACACCTCCAGGCCCATCAGGGAGGACGGCCCTTCAAGTGCAGCACCTGCGGAGAAGCGTTCTCCAATACCTACGGCCTCAAAAAGCACCGCCACATTCACAAGATGGAGCGCTTTGCTGCCATGGGGGCCCATAAGGAACAGCCCTAA